One region of Mycolicibacterium insubricum genomic DNA includes:
- a CDS encoding NAD-glutamate dehydrogenase yields the protein MAQRARTEPIGDWSDLSPEAAEQLAAAYAAAYRAPQGDAPQSATTATGPARVPGDLLTAALRLGRRRTAGQTLVTVDEAPDSGDGGAVLQVITDAGPMLTDSLTVLLHRLGVGYAAIMSPVLRAERNDDGELLGIAPAGPGDGAGVDEVWIHVRLAPTVDRSALAELRRQLPDVLGDAYQVSCDADAMNAQLLSLSEQIAADSGDRFPGPDRADVAALLRWLADGHFVLLGYQRCPVRDGRATVDPDSRLGTMLRRTEVLPQLTDNNDPLVLAHATVPSYLRYGAYPYIVVVREHPGNDAVEHRFVGLFTVAAVNANVLDIPLVAGRVRGALALAADDPTNPGALLLDVMQTIPRPELFALSARELYDMASTVIGLGSSRRTLLFARTDSLGHFVSCLVYLPRDRYTTAVRLEIQDILVRELGGTGIDYSARVSESPWAVVHFTVRLPEGESASAADVSAADAARIQGLLTAAARTWSDRLYGAVADGRIDLATAEHYASAFSATYRQFHTPDDAIGDIAIIEALHHDSVRLVFADGGEEPDEDGDDVATLTWYLGGRAASLSDLLPMLQSMGVEVLDERPFSVTRPDGMEVWIYRFRIALSADIAADQAAYVDAESNVADRFADSVTAIWQGRVEIDGFNELVLRAGLTWQQVAVLRAYAKYLRQARFPYSQPYIESVLNDNPRTVRALVALFEAIFDPGLADAERAARAQAAAVAVAADIDALVSMDTDRVLRAFASLIQATLRTNYFVTKEDSARANGVLAIKLESGLIDELPLPRPRFEIFVYSPRVEGVHLRFGAVARGGLRWSDRREDFRTEVLGLVKAQAVKNAVIVPVGAKGGFVVKNPPAPTGDPAADRDATRTEGVNCYRLFIAGLLDLTDNVDRSDGAVLPPAQVVRRDGDDAYLVVAADKGTASFSDIANDVAAQYGFWLGDAFASGGSVGYDHKAMGITAKGAWESVKRHFREMGVDTQRQDFTVVGIGDMSGDVFGNGMLLSEHIRLVAAFNHLHIFVDPDPDAARSFPERRRLFELPRSGWDDYDPALISPGGGVFSRQQKSIPISSQMAAALGLDETVTEMAPPALVKAILQAPVDLLWNGGIGTYVKAETESDADVGDRANDAVRVNGNQVRAKVIGEGGNLGVTSRGRIEFDLSGGRINTDALDNSAGVDCSDHEVNIKILVDSLVSQGTVAPDARAALLESMTDEVAELVLVDNAAQNDLMGTSRAQAPSLLNVHARQIDDLEATRGLNRELEALPGPKEIARRQETGLGLTSPELATLMAHVKLALKDDLLATELPDQDVFASRLPEYFPQQLRSRFAGDIRGHQLRREIVATMLVNDVIDTAGITFGFRIVEDTGVSSVDAVRAFAATDAIFGVGKTWAAIREVGRSNTVPVAVSDRMTLDLRRLIDRAGRWLMNYRPQPLAVGAEINRFAAKVAALTPRMPDWLRGDDEKIVTSVTAEFIDAGVPAELAYTVASGLYQYSLLDVIDIADIAERDTEEVADTYFTLLDHLNSDRLLSAVSRLPRDDRWHALARLAVRDDIYSSIRLLTFDVLAVGEPDETGEEKIAEWQQMNSSRLGRASRTLAEIDADGEYDLATLSVAARQIRNMTATTGTGSQG from the coding sequence ATGGCGCAACGCGCGCGGACGGAGCCCATCGGAGACTGGTCGGATCTGTCGCCGGAAGCGGCCGAACAGCTCGCGGCCGCCTACGCGGCGGCCTACCGCGCACCCCAGGGTGACGCCCCGCAGAGCGCGACGACGGCCACCGGTCCCGCCCGGGTGCCCGGGGACCTGCTGACCGCCGCGTTGCGACTGGGCCGGCGGCGCACCGCCGGTCAGACCCTGGTCACCGTCGACGAGGCCCCGGATTCCGGTGACGGCGGCGCGGTGCTGCAGGTGATCACCGACGCCGGGCCGATGCTGACCGACTCGCTGACGGTACTGCTGCACCGTCTGGGCGTCGGCTACGCCGCCATCATGAGCCCGGTGCTGCGGGCGGAGCGCAATGACGACGGCGAGCTGCTCGGCATCGCCCCGGCCGGGCCGGGGGACGGCGCGGGTGTCGATGAGGTCTGGATCCACGTGCGGCTGGCCCCGACGGTCGACCGCTCGGCGCTGGCCGAACTGCGCCGGCAGCTGCCCGACGTGCTGGGCGACGCCTACCAGGTGAGCTGCGACGCCGACGCCATGAACGCTCAACTGCTGTCGCTGTCAGAGCAGATCGCCGCCGATTCCGGTGACCGGTTCCCGGGTCCCGACCGCGCCGATGTCGCCGCGCTGCTGCGCTGGCTGGCCGACGGGCACTTCGTGCTGCTGGGCTATCAGCGCTGCCCGGTCCGCGACGGCAGGGCCACCGTCGACCCCGACTCCCGGCTGGGCACCATGCTCCGGCGCACCGAGGTGCTGCCGCAGCTGACCGATAACAACGATCCGCTGGTGCTCGCGCATGCCACCGTGCCCAGCTACCTGCGCTACGGCGCCTACCCCTACATCGTCGTGGTTCGCGAGCACCCGGGCAACGATGCGGTCGAGCACCGCTTCGTCGGCCTGTTCACCGTCGCCGCCGTCAACGCCAACGTGCTGGACATCCCGCTGGTCGCCGGCCGGGTGCGCGGCGCCCTGGCCCTGGCCGCCGACGACCCCACCAACCCCGGGGCGCTGCTGCTGGACGTCATGCAGACCATCCCGCGCCCGGAACTGTTCGCACTGTCGGCCCGCGAGCTCTACGACATGGCGAGCACCGTGATCGGGCTGGGCTCCAGCCGGCGCACGCTGCTGTTCGCCCGTACCGATTCGCTCGGGCACTTCGTCTCGTGTCTGGTGTACCTGCCCCGGGATCGCTACACCACCGCCGTGCGCCTGGAGATTCAGGACATCCTGGTCCGCGAACTCGGCGGAACCGGGATCGACTATTCGGCCCGGGTCAGTGAATCACCCTGGGCGGTTGTTCATTTCACCGTCCGTCTGCCCGAGGGCGAGTCCGCGTCGGCCGCCGATGTCTCCGCCGCCGACGCGGCCCGGATCCAGGGTCTGCTCACCGCGGCGGCACGGACCTGGAGTGATCGGCTCTACGGTGCGGTCGCCGACGGCCGGATCGACCTCGCCACGGCCGAGCACTACGCGTCGGCGTTCTCCGCGACCTACCGGCAGTTCCACACCCCCGACGACGCCATTGGCGACATCGCGATCATCGAGGCGCTGCACCACGACTCGGTACGGCTGGTGTTCGCCGACGGCGGTGAGGAGCCCGACGAGGACGGCGACGACGTCGCCACGCTGACCTGGTATCTGGGCGGTCGGGCGGCCTCGCTGTCGGACCTGCTGCCGATGCTGCAGTCCATGGGTGTGGAAGTGCTTGACGAGCGGCCGTTCTCGGTCACCCGCCCCGACGGCATGGAGGTCTGGATCTACCGGTTCCGGATTGCGCTGAGCGCGGATATCGCCGCGGATCAGGCTGCGTACGTCGATGCCGAGAGCAATGTCGCCGACCGGTTCGCCGATTCGGTCACCGCCATCTGGCAGGGGCGGGTGGAGATCGACGGGTTCAACGAGCTGGTGCTGCGCGCCGGCCTGACCTGGCAGCAGGTCGCCGTCCTGCGTGCCTATGCAAAGTACCTGCGGCAGGCACGTTTTCCCTACAGTCAGCCCTACATCGAGTCGGTGCTCAACGACAATCCGCGCACCGTGCGGGCCCTGGTGGCGTTGTTCGAGGCGATCTTCGATCCGGGTCTGGCCGACGCCGAGCGCGCCGCCCGCGCCCAGGCCGCAGCGGTGGCGGTGGCCGCCGACATCGACGCCCTGGTCAGCATGGACACCGACCGGGTGCTGCGGGCATTCGCCTCGTTGATCCAGGCCACCCTGCGCACCAACTACTTTGTCACCAAAGAAGACTCGGCGCGGGCCAATGGCGTGCTGGCGATCAAGCTGGAATCCGGGCTGATCGACGAGTTGCCGCTGCCCAGACCGCGATTCGAGATCTTCGTGTATTCGCCCCGTGTCGAGGGGGTGCATCTGCGCTTCGGTGCGGTCGCCCGCGGTGGGCTGCGCTGGTCGGACCGCCGGGAGGACTTCCGCACCGAGGTTCTTGGGCTGGTCAAGGCGCAGGCGGTCAAGAACGCCGTGATCGTGCCCGTCGGCGCCAAGGGCGGCTTCGTCGTCAAGAACCCGCCGGCGCCGACCGGGGACCCCGCTGCCGACCGCGACGCCACCCGCACCGAGGGGGTCAATTGCTACCGGCTGTTCATCGCCGGGCTGCTGGATCTCACCGACAACGTGGACCGGTCCGACGGTGCGGTGCTGCCGCCCGCGCAGGTGGTGCGCCGCGACGGGGACGACGCCTACCTGGTGGTTGCCGCCGACAAGGGCACCGCATCGTTCTCCGACATCGCCAACGACGTTGCGGCCCAATATGGTTTCTGGCTCGGCGACGCTTTCGCCTCCGGCGGATCGGTGGGCTATGACCACAAGGCCATGGGCATCACCGCCAAGGGCGCATGGGAGAGCGTGAAACGGCACTTCCGGGAGATGGGTGTCGACACCCAGCGCCAGGACTTCACCGTCGTCGGCATCGGCGACATGAGCGGTGACGTCTTCGGCAACGGAATGTTGCTCTCCGAACACATCCGGCTGGTGGCGGCGTTCAACCACCTGCACATCTTCGTCGACCCCGACCCGGACGCGGCGAGATCGTTTCCCGAGCGGCGCCGCCTGTTCGAGCTGCCGAGGTCGGGCTGGGACGACTACGACCCCGCGCTGATCTCGCCCGGGGGCGGGGTGTTCAGCCGGCAGCAGAAGTCGATCCCGATCAGTTCGCAGATGGCAGCCGCGCTCGGACTGGATGAGACGGTTACCGAGATGGCGCCGCCCGCGCTGGTGAAGGCGATCCTGCAGGCGCCGGTCGATCTGCTGTGGAACGGCGGCATCGGCACCTACGTCAAGGCCGAGACGGAGTCCGACGCCGACGTCGGAGACCGCGCCAACGACGCCGTGCGGGTAAACGGAAACCAGGTGCGCGCCAAGGTGATCGGCGAAGGCGGCAACCTCGGCGTCACCTCCCGGGGGCGCATCGAGTTCGATCTGTCCGGCGGGCGGATCAACACCGACGCGCTGGACAACTCCGCCGGCGTGGACTGCTCCGATCACGAGGTCAACATCAAGATCCTGGTGGATTCGCTGGTCAGCCAGGGCACGGTGGCCCCCGACGCGCGGGCCGCGCTGTTGGAGTCGATGACCGATGAGGTCGCCGAACTGGTTCTGGTGGACAACGCCGCGCAGAACGATCTGATGGGCACCAGCCGGGCGCAGGCACCCTCGTTGCTCAATGTCCATGCGCGTCAGATCGACGACCTGGAGGCAACCCGCGGGCTCAACCGCGAACTGGAGGCGCTGCCCGGTCCCAAGGAGATCGCCCGCCGGCAGGAGACCGGGCTGGGGCTGACCTCACCGGAGCTGGCAACCCTGATGGCGCACGTCAAACTTGCGCTCAAGGACGATCTGCTTGCCACTGAGCTGCCCGACCAGGATGTGTTCGCCTCCCGGTTGCCGGAATACTTTCCGCAGCAACTGCGCTCGCGGTTCGCCGGGGACATCCGCGGCCATCAGCTGCGCCGGGAGATCGTCGCCACCATGCTGGTCAACGACGTCATCGACACCGCGGGCATCACCTTCGGATTCCGCATCGTCGAGGACACCGGGGTGTCCTCGGTGGACGCCGTGCGCGCGTTCGCGGCCACCGACGCGATCTTCGGGGTCGGCAAGACCTGGGCGGCCATTCGGGAGGTGGGCCGCAGCAACACCGTGCCGGTGGCCGTCAGCGACCGGATGACGCTGGATCTGCGGCGGCTGATCGACCGCGCCGGCCGCTGGCTGATGAACTACCGGCCGCAGCCGCTGGCCGTCGGGGCGGAGATCAACCGGTTCGCCGCCAAGGTCGCGGCCCTGACTCCGCGGATGCCGGACTGGCTGCGCGGCGACGACGAGAAGATCGTCACCAGCGTGACCGCGGAGTTCATCGACGCCGGCGTACCCGCAGAGCTGGCCTACACCGTGGCCAGTGGGCTCTACCAGTACAGCCTGCTCGACGTCATCGACATCGCCGACATCGCCGAACGGGACACCGAGGAGGTGGCCGACACCTATTTCACCCTGCTGGACCATCTCAATTCCGACCGGCTGCTGTCGGCGGTGTCCCGGCTGCCGCGCGACGATCGCTGGCACGCGCTGGCCCGGCTGGCCGTCCGCGACGACATCTACAGTTCGATCCGACTGCTCACCTTCGACGTGCTGGCCGTCGGTGAACCCGACGAGACCGGCGAGGAGAAGATCGCCGAGTGGCAGCAGATGAACTCCTCGCGACTGGGCCGGGCCTCGCGCACGCTGGCCGAGATAGACGCCGACGGCGAATACGACCTCGCTACGCTGTCGGTGGCCGCGCGCCAGATCAGGAACATGACCGCCACGACGGGAACGGGGAGCCAGGGATGA
- the ettA gene encoding energy-dependent translational throttle protein EttA, producing MAEFIYTMKKVRKAHGDKVILDDVTLSFYPGAKIGVVGPNGAGKSSVLRIMAGLDTPNNGDAFLAPDATVGILLQEPPLDDTKTVRENVEDGVPIKAKLNRYNEVAELMATDYSDELMEEMGKLQEELDAADAWDIDSQLEQAMDALRCPPPDEPVTKLSGGERRRVALCKLLLSKPDLLLLDEPTNHLDAESVLWLEQHLASYPGAVLAVTHDRYFLDNVAEWILELDRGRAYPYEGNYSTYLETKAKRLEVQGKKDQKLQKRLKDELAWVRSGAKARQAKNKARLQRYEEMVTEAEKTRKLDFEEIQIPVGPRLGSVVVEVEHLDKGFGGRQLIKDLSFTLPRNGIVGVIGPNGVGKTTLFKTIVGLEEPDSGTVKVGETVKLSYVDQNRAGIDPKKTVWQVVSDGLDYIEVGQNEIPSRAYVSAFGFKGPDQQKPAGVLSGGERNRLNLALTLKQGGNLILLDEPTNDLDVETLGSLENALEQFPGCAVVISHDRWFLDRTCTHILAWEGDDDNPAKWFWFEGNFGAYEENKIERLGAEAARPHRVTHRRLTRD from the coding sequence ATGGCTGAGTTCATCTACACGATGAAGAAGGTCCGCAAGGCGCACGGCGACAAGGTCATCCTCGATGACGTCACGCTGAGCTTCTACCCGGGCGCAAAGATCGGCGTCGTCGGCCCCAACGGCGCCGGCAAGTCCAGCGTGCTGCGGATCATGGCCGGTCTGGACACGCCGAACAACGGCGATGCATTCCTGGCCCCGGACGCCACGGTCGGCATCCTGCTGCAGGAGCCGCCGCTGGACGACACCAAGACTGTCCGAGAGAACGTCGAAGACGGCGTGCCGATCAAGGCCAAGCTCAACCGCTACAACGAGGTCGCCGAGCTGATGGCGACCGACTACAGCGACGAGCTGATGGAGGAGATGGGCAAGCTGCAGGAGGAGCTCGACGCCGCCGACGCGTGGGACATCGACTCGCAGCTCGAGCAGGCCATGGACGCACTGCGCTGCCCGCCGCCGGACGAGCCGGTCACCAAGCTGTCCGGTGGTGAGCGCCGCCGCGTCGCGCTGTGCAAGCTGCTGCTGAGCAAGCCGGACCTGCTGCTGCTGGACGAGCCCACCAACCACCTGGACGCCGAGAGCGTGCTGTGGCTGGAACAGCACCTGGCGAGCTACCCGGGTGCGGTGCTGGCCGTCACCCACGACCGGTACTTCCTGGACAACGTCGCCGAGTGGATCCTGGAACTCGACCGCGGCCGGGCCTACCCGTACGAGGGCAACTACTCCACCTACCTGGAGACCAAGGCCAAGCGCCTGGAGGTCCAGGGCAAGAAGGACCAGAAACTGCAGAAGCGGCTCAAGGACGAGCTGGCCTGGGTGCGCTCCGGCGCCAAGGCCCGCCAGGCCAAGAACAAGGCCCGCCTGCAGCGCTACGAGGAGATGGTCACCGAGGCCGAGAAGACCCGCAAGCTCGACTTCGAGGAGATCCAGATCCCGGTCGGCCCGCGACTGGGCAGCGTGGTCGTCGAGGTCGAGCACCTGGACAAGGGATTCGGCGGCAGGCAGCTGATCAAGGACCTGTCCTTCACCCTGCCGCGCAACGGCATCGTCGGCGTCATCGGCCCCAACGGCGTTGGCAAGACCACCCTGTTCAAGACCATCGTCGGACTGGAGGAGCCCGACAGCGGCACCGTGAAGGTCGGGGAGACGGTCAAGCTCAGCTATGTCGACCAGAACCGCGCCGGTATCGACCCGAAGAAGACCGTCTGGCAGGTGGTCTCCGACGGGCTGGACTACATCGAGGTCGGGCAGAACGAGATCCCGTCGCGCGCCTACGTGTCGGCCTTCGGCTTCAAAGGCCCCGACCAGCAGAAGCCGGCCGGGGTACTCTCCGGCGGTGAGCGCAACCGGCTGAACCTGGCGCTGACGCTCAAGCAGGGCGGCAACCTGATCCTGCTCGACGAGCCCACCAACGACCTCGACGTCGAGACCCTGGGCTCGCTGGAGAACGCGTTGGAACAGTTCCCCGGCTGCGCCGTGGTGATCAGCCACGACCGCTGGTTCCTGGACCGCACCTGTACCCACATCCTGGCCTGGGAAGGTGACGACGACAACCCGGCCAAGTGGTTCTGGTTCGAGGGCAACTTCGGCGCCTACGAGGAGAACAAGATCGAGCGCCTCGGCGCCGAGGCCGCGCGCCCACACCGGGTGACCCACCGCCGCCTCACCCGCGACTAG
- the ssb gene encoding single-stranded DNA-binding protein has protein sequence MYETPITVVGRIVTDPRRRDTGNSDVVKFRVASNSRRRADDGSWVTGETLFVNVNCWGRLVTGVAASLKKGDAVIVVGHLYTSEYDDRDGQHRSSLELRATAVGPDLNRYITRLEKHGVPAEPAPGVGDGFPGDRDAETVGFGERCSSASTRPGADQTADGDDGPGADIGGQVEVEVA, from the coding sequence ATGTACGAGACCCCCATCACCGTCGTCGGCCGCATCGTCACCGACCCCCGGCGCCGCGACACCGGGAACTCCGACGTCGTCAAGTTCCGGGTGGCCAGCAATTCCCGCCGTCGCGCCGACGACGGCAGCTGGGTCACCGGCGAAACCCTGTTCGTCAACGTCAACTGCTGGGGCCGGTTGGTGACCGGCGTGGCCGCCAGCCTGAAGAAAGGCGACGCCGTCATCGTCGTCGGGCACCTCTACACCAGCGAATACGACGACCGGGACGGGCAGCATCGCTCCTCGCTGGAGTTGCGGGCGACCGCCGTCGGGCCCGATCTGAACCGCTACATCACCAGGCTGGAAAAGCACGGTGTGCCCGCCGAGCCCGCGCCGGGCGTCGGCGACGGTTTCCCCGGTGATCGGGACGCCGAGACCGTCGGGTTCGGCGAGCGGTGTAGTTCTGCGAGCACGAGGCCCGGCGCCGACCAGACCGCCGACGGCGACGACGGCCCCGGCGCCGACATCGGTGGGCAGGTCGAGGTCGAGGTGGCCTGA
- a CDS encoding glycerol-3-phosphate 1-O-acyltransferase, with protein MTEHDAPAIDGAALVLASVSSAAELDLLNAWVDEQRRAHPDADIEVLQLPREEPPAPVVAQLVDQLARDQDRTVVPVRVFWNAAGLPTRVKVVGLLAGRDTYRPPEMLQRRILQRDPSRARVVAGEPAQVSALREQWQENTGGGHPRDFARFVLRRAELAVERIEYRLLGPEYKSPRLIKPEMLSSARFRDGLAKVPGATVDAAGAILDELATGWSRFSVDLIPSFSRFLYGRGFDPQIDYDTDQVETMRTALETHPAVMLWSHRSNLDSAVLTVALQENQLPRAHLFAGINMSFGFMGPLLRRSGVIFIRRNVGSDPVYKYVLKEYVGYLVAKRFNLSWSIEGTRSRTGKMLPPKLGLLSYVADAYVEGRSEDILLQPVSISFDQLHETAEYAAYARGGEKAPEGVGWLYNYIKAQGERNFGKIYVRFPAAVSMRDYLGEPGSEPAEGSAEFRLALQKMAFEVAWRILRTTPINATALVSALLLTTRGAAMTVGQVHHTLQDSLDYLERKNTPLTESTRRLRSTDGVRAALDALSGGQPVTRTDGGREPVWRIKPEDELQGAFYRNTLIHAFLETSIVELALASVARADGDRLTAFWDQAMRLRDLLKFEFYFADTAAFRRNIAEEMDWHANWEDSVSAGVAGVNTLLEAKRPMMAHAMLRPFIEAYSIVADVLCDASADIGEKELTERALGLGRQYAAQKLIRSNEAVSALLFTTARQVVADQGLLTASADLPERRRAFRAELRAILADMDRLNTISLRQFISRETQRSSDRVPDPDTGEH; from the coding sequence ATGACCGAACACGACGCCCCCGCGATCGACGGTGCTGCCCTGGTGCTGGCGTCGGTGTCCTCGGCTGCCGAACTCGACCTGCTCAACGCCTGGGTCGACGAACAACGCCGGGCCCATCCCGACGCCGACATCGAGGTCCTCCAGCTGCCCCGCGAGGAGCCGCCGGCGCCGGTCGTCGCCCAGCTCGTCGACCAACTGGCGCGGGATCAGGACCGCACCGTCGTTCCGGTGCGGGTGTTCTGGAACGCCGCCGGACTGCCGACACGGGTCAAGGTCGTCGGACTGCTGGCCGGACGCGACACCTACCGACCGCCGGAGATGCTGCAGCGCCGCATTCTGCAACGCGATCCGAGCCGGGCCCGGGTGGTCGCCGGCGAGCCGGCCCAGGTGTCGGCGCTGCGTGAGCAGTGGCAGGAGAACACCGGAGGTGGCCACCCCCGCGATTTCGCCCGCTTCGTGCTGCGCCGGGCCGAGCTCGCGGTGGAACGCATCGAATACCGGCTGCTGGGCCCGGAGTACAAATCGCCGCGGCTGATCAAGCCGGAGATGCTGTCCTCGGCCAGGTTCCGCGACGGGCTGGCCAAGGTGCCCGGCGCCACCGTCGACGCCGCCGGTGCGATTCTCGACGAGCTGGCCACCGGTTGGAGTCGGTTCTCCGTCGACCTCATCCCGTCGTTCTCCCGGTTCCTCTACGGGCGCGGCTTCGATCCGCAGATCGACTACGACACCGACCAGGTGGAGACCATGCGGACGGCGCTGGAGACCCATCCCGCGGTGATGCTGTGGTCACACCGGTCCAATCTGGACAGCGCGGTGCTCACCGTGGCACTGCAGGAGAATCAGCTGCCGCGCGCACACCTGTTCGCCGGCATCAACATGTCCTTCGGGTTCATGGGGCCGCTGCTGCGCCGGTCCGGGGTCATCTTCATCCGCCGCAACGTCGGGTCCGATCCGGTCTACAAGTACGTGCTCAAGGAGTACGTAGGCTACCTGGTGGCCAAGCGCTTCAACCTGTCCTGGTCCATCGAGGGCACCCGGTCACGAACCGGAAAGATGTTGCCGCCCAAGCTCGGTCTGCTGTCGTACGTGGCCGATGCCTACGTGGAGGGCCGCAGCGAGGACATCCTGCTGCAACCGGTCTCGATCAGTTTCGACCAGCTGCACGAGACGGCCGAGTACGCCGCCTATGCGCGCGGTGGCGAGAAGGCCCCCGAGGGGGTCGGCTGGCTGTACAACTACATCAAGGCACAGGGCGAACGGAACTTCGGCAAGATCTACGTGCGGTTCCCCGCGGCGGTGTCCATGCGTGACTACCTCGGCGAACCGGGCTCGGAACCGGCCGAGGGCTCGGCCGAGTTCCGCCTGGCGCTGCAGAAGATGGCCTTCGAGGTGGCCTGGCGGATCCTGCGAACCACGCCGATCAACGCCACCGCGCTGGTCTCGGCGCTGCTGCTGACCACCCGCGGCGCGGCGATGACCGTGGGCCAGGTGCACCACACGCTGCAGGACTCTCTCGACTACCTGGAACGCAAAAACACACCGCTCACCGAGAGCACCCGCAGGCTGCGCAGCACCGACGGCGTGCGGGCCGCCCTGGACGCACTCTCCGGCGGGCAGCCGGTCACCCGCACCGACGGCGGCCGGGAACCGGTGTGGCGGATCAAGCCCGAGGACGAGCTGCAGGGCGCGTTCTACCGCAACACCCTCATCCACGCCTTCCTGGAGACCTCGATCGTCGAGCTGGCTCTGGCCTCGGTGGCGCGCGCCGACGGTGACCGGCTGACCGCGTTCTGGGATCAGGCCATGCGGCTCCGCGACCTGCTGAAGTTCGAGTTCTACTTCGCCGACACCGCGGCGTTCCGCCGCAACATCGCCGAGGAGATGGACTGGCACGCCAACTGGGAGGACAGCGTGTCGGCCGGCGTCGCCGGGGTGAACACACTGCTGGAGGCCAAACGGCCGATGATGGCCCACGCCATGCTGCGGCCGTTCATCGAGGCGTACTCCATCGTGGCCGACGTGCTGTGCGACGCGTCGGCAGACATCGGTGAGAAGGAACTCACCGAACGCGCATTGGGGCTGGGCCGGCAGTACGCCGCGCAGAAGCTGATCCGCAGCAACGAGGCGGTATCGGCGCTGCTGTTCACCACCGCGCGGCAGGTGGTCGCCGACCAAGGGCTGCTCACCGCCTCGGCCGATCTGCCCGAGCGCCGGCGGGCGTTTCGCGCCGAGCTGCGGGCGATCCTGGCCGACATGGACCGCCTCAACACGATCTCGCTGCGGCAGTTCATCAGCCGGGAGACGCAACGGTCCTCCGATCGGGTTCCCGATCCGGACACCGGCGAGCACTGA